A segment of the Leptospiraceae bacterium genome:
TTTTCCTTTAAATTTTACTTCTAGTGTTTCTTTGTTGTAACGTTTGCCTTTGCAAATATCGCAAGTTACATAAACATCGGGGAGAAAATGCATTTCAATTTTTAATATTCCGTCTCCCTGGCAAGTTTCACAGCGACCGCCAGAAACGTTAAACGAAAAGCGTCCAGGGTTATAACCGCGCACTTTTGCTTCTTCTAAATTAGCAAACAATTCACGAATTGGTGTGAATAATCCAGTGTAAGTCGCAGGGTTTGAGCGAGGAGTTCTACCAATGGCAGATTGGTCGATATTGATGACTTTGTCTAAATATTGGATTCCTTCGATTTTTTTGTGTTTACCTGCTACTACTTTCGTCTTATTAATCTTATGCGCTAGTTCGTTGTAGAGAATTTCATTGATTAATGTGGATTTGCCGGATCCAGAGACTCCAGTGATGACTGTTAGCATGCCGAGCGGCAACTCAACTGTTACGTGCTTTAAGTTATTGTGATAAGCATCTATGATTTTGAGATGATTTCCATTGCCTTTTCGTCTTTCTGTTCGCATAGGGATAGATTCTTTTCCGGAAAGATATCTACCTGTAACAGAATTTTTATCTTTCATAATTTCTTTGGGCGTACCTTTAGAAACAATCTCTCCCCCATGCACACCAGCCCCCGGTCCCATATCCAAAATATAATCGGACTCAAGCATCGTCTCTTCGTCGTGTTCAATTACGATGACTGTGTTTCCAAGGTTACGTAAGTCTTTTAGAGTATTGATTAACTTTGTATTGTCTCTTTGGTGAAGACCGATAGATGGTTCATCTAATATGTAGAGAACACCCATTAGCTTAGAACCGATTTGCGTTGCCAAACGAATCCGTTGTGCTTCTCCACCTGAAAGTGTTCCTGCACTTCTGTCGAGAGTGAGATATCCTAAACCTACATCGCGTAAAAACGTTAGGCGTTGGTTTATTTCTTTTAAGATAGGAGTTGCGATAATTTCTTCTGAGCCTTTCACCGGTAAATGAGAAGTAAACTCTAAACCTTTTTCGACAGACATTTGTGTAAATTTGTCAATAGTAAGTCCGTGGAGTTTTACGGAAAGACTTTCTGGTTTGAGTCGTTTCCCTTCACAGTCAGGGCAGGGGAGATTCGTCATAAAAGTTTCAAACCATTGCCGCATAGAGTCTGATTTTGTATCTTTGTAGCGACGTTTTAGATTTGGGATTACTCCTTCGTATTCTCTAGAAAATTCAAAATGAGAATCTTCCTTCCGAAAATCATAGTCGATTTTAATTGACCTATCCCCATGGAGGATAATCTTCTTTATCTGCTTGGATAATTTTTCCCAGGGAGTATTGTAATCAAATTTCAAACTTTTAGCAAGAGAATGAACGGTCGCTATATACCAGTAACCTTGCGATTTTCCCCAAACTTCTAAACAGCCTTCCATGAGGGAAAGGGAGGGGTCATTTACGATTAGCTCCTCGTCAAATTCTAAAAGGGAACCAAGTCCATCACAAGTCTGACAGGCGCCTTGCGGGGAGTTAAACGAGAATATCCGCGGACTGAGTTCTGGCATTGTGATTTCATGCCCATTTGGACAGGCTAATTTTTGTGAGAAGGTATGATCTTTTTTTCCGTCTTCGATGATGAGAGTGCCACCGGATTGTTTGAGAGCAGTTTCAATTGAATCAGCTAATCGAGAACCGAGTCCTTTTTTGATTACGAGTCTATCGACAACAATGTCAATCGTCGACTTGAAAGTTTTTTTAAGAACTATATCTTCATCTAAGGTTTTGATTTCTTTGTTGAGACGAATTCGGTTGAATCCGTCTTTTTTGATTTTTTCTAGAACATCTTTGTGTTCGCCTTTTTGCTCTCGAATGAGAGGTGCGATGATTTGAATTTTAGTGCCCTCTGGAAATTTTTCTACTTGTTCTACAATTTGATCGACAGAACGAGAAGAAATTTCTGCATCACAAACTGGACAATGTGGTTTTCCAAGTCTTGCATAAAGCAGCCTAAGATAATCGTAAATTTCTGTAACTGTTCCGACGGTGGATCGCGGATTACGGTGAGTAGTCTTTTGTTCAATTGAGATGGCTGGACTTAATCCTTCGATTAAATCTAAATCGGGTTTTTCCATTTGCCCAAGGAATTGTCTTGCGTAACTGGAGAGGGATTCCACATAACGTCTCTGTCCTTCGGCGTAAATGGTATCAAATGCCAGAGAGGATTTTCCTGAGCCGGAAAGCCCTGTAATTACTACCAATTTGTCTCTCGGAATATCTATGTTTAGATTTTTTAAATTGTGTTCTCTTGCACCGCGAATTTTAATGAATGAGTCTGCCATAGATACAGAGTTTTCAAGAAAAGTTTAGAGTCGATAATAAAATCCTGTTTTTATTGGTCCGGTTAAACGTATTTAATACTTTGCAATTTAAAAATTATTACCTAGGAACTTAATTTATTCTAGTGAAATTTCTATTAGGTAGATACTATTGCTTAATAATGTTATTTCAATAAAATTGAAATCCCTAGGAGCTAATATGATTAAACTTTTTACATTTATACTCTTCGCGAGTATTTTGTCTTTACCTGCGAATGAAAAAGCACAATTCGAAGAAGAAATTCTAACGAAACACAATGCACTCAGAACTTTGCACAAAGCATCAGCTATGAAGTGGAGTAGCACTTTACAAGCAGTCGCACAGGAATGGGCAAATAAGATTGCAAAAGAAAATAAAATGTATCATCGAAATCCAAACGATTATGGAGAAAATATTTATTGGAGCATGGGGCGTAAACTTTCAGGGGCAGACGTAACGCAAGCCTGGTATGACGAAATCAAAGATTACAAATATGCAAAGCCGGGCTTTTCTATGAACACAGGACATTTTACACAAGTTGTTTGGGTTTCTTCCACTGAGCTTGGATGTGCGTCTGCAACGGCAAAAGATGGAGGCATCTACGTTGTTTGTAATTATAATCCGCCTGGAAATTATGAAGGAGAATACCAAAAGAACGTTCTACCGAAAGGTAAATGATCAAAGGGATAATGATATTTATTCGCACTCTGGGGTTGTGTAAACGCATTGCCACAGAGGCACGGAGACACAGAGAAATGCGGTTTCATGGCATTCTGCGCTCAAAAATCTTTGTTTTTACACAGTCCCAGACTATTTGCATACACTTAATCTGTTTCAATTCTAGTT
Coding sequences within it:
- the uvrA gene encoding excinuclease ABC subunit UvrA, encoding MADSFIKIRGAREHNLKNLNIDIPRDKLVVITGLSGSGKSSLAFDTIYAEGQRRYVESLSSYARQFLGQMEKPDLDLIEGLSPAISIEQKTTHRNPRSTVGTVTEIYDYLRLLYARLGKPHCPVCDAEISSRSVDQIVEQVEKFPEGTKIQIIAPLIREQKGEHKDVLEKIKKDGFNRIRLNKEIKTLDEDIVLKKTFKSTIDIVVDRLVIKKGLGSRLADSIETALKQSGGTLIIEDGKKDHTFSQKLACPNGHEITMPELSPRIFSFNSPQGACQTCDGLGSLLEFDEELIVNDPSLSLMEGCLEVWGKSQGYWYIATVHSLAKSLKFDYNTPWEKLSKQIKKIILHGDRSIKIDYDFRKEDSHFEFSREYEGVIPNLKRRYKDTKSDSMRQWFETFMTNLPCPDCEGKRLKPESLSVKLHGLTIDKFTQMSVEKGLEFTSHLPVKGSEEIIATPILKEINQRLTFLRDVGLGYLTLDRSAGTLSGGEAQRIRLATQIGSKLMGVLYILDEPSIGLHQRDNTKLINTLKDLRNLGNTVIVIEHDEETMLESDYILDMGPGAGVHGGEIVSKGTPKEIMKDKNSVTGRYLSGKESIPMRTERRKGNGNHLKIIDAYHNNLKHVTVELPLGMLTVITGVSGSGKSTLINEILYNELAHKINKTKVVAGKHKKIEGIQYLDKVINIDQSAIGRTPRSNPATYTGLFTPIRELFANLEEAKVRGYNPGRFSFNVSGGRCETCQGDGILKIEMHFLPDVYVTCDICKGKRYNKETLEVKFKGKNIYEVLEMTIEEGSVFFENIPIVKRKLDTLKEVGLDYIKLGQAATTFSGGEAQRIKLATELSKRPTGKTLYILDEPTTGLHFDDVKKLMSVLQSLVDRGNSMIVIEHNLDVIKCADFIVDMGPEGGDGGGEVIATGTPEQIAKVTKSYTGQYLKKILSK